From one Lotus japonicus ecotype B-129 chromosome 3, LjGifu_v1.2 genomic stretch:
- the LOC130746081 gene encoding uncharacterized protein LOC130746081 isoform X2 → MVMILVVVSSWMHMLLPLALERGTCIITNMGAMDPLGAQQKVLEIASTLGLNVSVAVAHEMSITESGSGFSPAKSYTMKGGISTYLGAAPIVHCLEKYQPNVIITSRLADAALFLAPMVYELGWNWDELEHLAQGSLAGHLLECGCQLTGGYFMHPGDNYRDMSFQQLLDLSLPYAEIRFDGQVCVAKAEGSGGVLNFNTCAEQLLYEVGDPGAYITPDVVIDLQDVSFLPLSSCKVLCLGAKPSALSVPDKLLQLIPKDCGWKGWGEISYGGYECVNRAKAAEYLVRSWMEEILPGLNHHVLSYIIGFDSLKATTTSSNENASPQRTSRDIRLRMDGLFEQKEHAVQFASEFTALYTNGPAGGGGISTGYKKDILLEKQLVRRGDVFWRTGVKRNTSSQSSKVVDPECNQKHTLTLPPKLQAETEESSSELVSSGRSCLPAPSGQKIPLYNVAHSRAGDKGNDINFSLIPHFPPDIERLKLIITCQWVKSVVSALVDLSPFPDLDARNQRDEWFDENVKVEIYEAKGIQSLNIVVRNILDGGVNCSRRIDRHGKTISDLILCQQVVLPP, encoded by the exons ATGGTTATGATTCTCGTAGTAG TTTCTAGCTGGATGCATATGCTGCTGCCTCTGGCTTTGGAAAGAGGAACTTGCATAATTACCAATATGGGTGCTA TGGATCCTCTGGGTGCTCAGCAGAAGGTCTTGGAAATAGCTAGCACACTAGGGCTTAATGTTTCTGTTGCTGTTGCTCATGAGATGTCTATTACAGAATCAG GTTCAGGATTCTCACCTGCAAAATCATATACCATGAAGGGT GGTATCAGCACCTACTTGGGAGCCGCTCCTATTGTGCACTGCCTTGAAAAGTACCAACCGAATGTAATAATCACTTCAAGACTTGCAGATGCAGCTTTATTCTTAGCACCAATG GTTTATGAACTAGGTTGGAACTGGGATGAATTAGAGCATCTAGCTCAAGGATCTCTGGCTGGCCATCTTCTAGAGTGTGGTTGTCAACTTACAGGGGGATATTTTATGCATCCAG GTGACAATTACCGAGATATGTCCTTTCAGCAACTACTGGATTTATCACTTCCTTATGCTGAAATCCGATTTGATGGACAAGTATGTGTAGCAAAAGCTGAAGGTAGTGGGGGAGTTCTAAATTTCAATACATGTGCTGAACAATTACTCTATGAGGTTGGAGACCCTGGTGCTTATATAACCCCTGATGTA GTCATTGATCTTCAAGATGTTTCATTCCTTCCACTTTCAAGCTGTAAAGTTCTCTGTCTTGGGGCAAAACCGTCTGCTCTATCAGTTCCTGATAAACTTTTGCAGTTGATTCCGAAG GATTGTGGATGGAAAGGATGGGGAGAGATATCTTATGGAGGTTACGAATGTGTTAATCGTGCTAAAGCAGCTGAATATCTG GTTAGATCATGGATGGAAGAAATACTTCCTGGTCTTAATCACCATGTACTTTCTTATATAATTGGGTTTGATAGCCTCAAAGCTACCACTACCAGCAGCAATGAAAATGCTTCACCACAGAGGACTAGCAGAGATATTAGGTTACGCATGGATGGACTTTTTGAGCAGAAGGAACATGCTGTCCAATTTGCTAGTGAATTTACAGCATTGTACACAAATGGACCAGCTGGTGGCGGTGGTATCAG TACTGGATATAAGAAAGATATTCTTCTAGAAAAACAATTG GTTAGGCGCGGAGATGTTTTCTGGAGAACTGGGGTAAAGAGAAACACAAGCAGCCAATCAAGTAAAGTAGTTGATCCTGAATGCAACCAGAAGCACACATTAACATTGCCACCAAAGTTACAAGCTGAAACTGAAGAATCCTCCTCAGAACTTGTTTCCTCTGGTAGGAGTTGCTTGCCTGCGCCATCTGGCCAGAAGATTCCACTTTACAATGTAGCACACAGCAGAGCTGGAGATAAAGGAAATGACATAAATTTTTCCCTCATCCCTCATTTTCCTCCTGATATTGAGAGGTTGAAACTAATTATTACATGTCAATGGGTAAAATCAGTGGTCTCAGCTCTTGTGGATTTGTCCCCTTTTCCTGATTTAGATGCAAGAAATCAAAGAGATGAATGGTTCGATGAAAATGTTAAAGTGGAGATATATGAAGCTAAGGGTATCCAGTCATTGAATATTGTTGTGAGGAACATCCTAGATGGCGGTGTCAACTGCTCTCGAAGAATTGATCGGCATGGAAAGACCATTTCAGATCTCATACTGTGCCAACAAGTTGTGTTGCCTCCATGA
- the LOC130746081 gene encoding uncharacterized protein LOC130746081 isoform X3, protein MFLLLLLMRCLLQNQHFSGSGFSPAKSYTMKGGISTYLGAAPIVHCLEKYQPNVIITSRLADAALFLAPMVYELGWNWDELEHLAQGSLAGHLLECGCQLTGGYFMHPGDNYRDMSFQQLLDLSLPYAEIRFDGQVCVAKAEGSGGVLNFNTCAEQLLYEVGDPGAYITPDVVIDLQDVSFLPLSSCKVLCLGAKPSALSVPDKLLQLIPKDCGWKGWGEISYGGYECVNRAKAAEYLVRSWMEEILPGLNHHVLSYIIGFDSLKATTTSSNENASPQRTSRDIRLRMDGLFEQKEHAVQFASEFTALYTNGPAGGGGISTGYKKDILLEKQLVRRGDVFWRTGVKRNTSSQSSKVVDPECNQKHTLTLPPKLQAETEESSSELVSSGRSCLPAPSGQKIPLYNVAHSRAGDKGNDINFSLIPHFPPDIERLKLIITCQWVKSVVSALVDLSPFPDLDARNQRDEWFDENVKVEIYEAKGIQSLNIVVRNILDGGVNCSRRIDRHGKTISDLILCQQVVLPP, encoded by the exons ATGTTTCTGTTGCTGTTGCTCATGAGATGTCTATTACAGAATCAG CATTTTTCAGGTTCAGGATTCTCACCTGCAAAATCATATACCATGAAGGGT GGTATCAGCACCTACTTGGGAGCCGCTCCTATTGTGCACTGCCTTGAAAAGTACCAACCGAATGTAATAATCACTTCAAGACTTGCAGATGCAGCTTTATTCTTAGCACCAATG GTTTATGAACTAGGTTGGAACTGGGATGAATTAGAGCATCTAGCTCAAGGATCTCTGGCTGGCCATCTTCTAGAGTGTGGTTGTCAACTTACAGGGGGATATTTTATGCATCCAG GTGACAATTACCGAGATATGTCCTTTCAGCAACTACTGGATTTATCACTTCCTTATGCTGAAATCCGATTTGATGGACAAGTATGTGTAGCAAAAGCTGAAGGTAGTGGGGGAGTTCTAAATTTCAATACATGTGCTGAACAATTACTCTATGAGGTTGGAGACCCTGGTGCTTATATAACCCCTGATGTA GTCATTGATCTTCAAGATGTTTCATTCCTTCCACTTTCAAGCTGTAAAGTTCTCTGTCTTGGGGCAAAACCGTCTGCTCTATCAGTTCCTGATAAACTTTTGCAGTTGATTCCGAAG GATTGTGGATGGAAAGGATGGGGAGAGATATCTTATGGAGGTTACGAATGTGTTAATCGTGCTAAAGCAGCTGAATATCTG GTTAGATCATGGATGGAAGAAATACTTCCTGGTCTTAATCACCATGTACTTTCTTATATAATTGGGTTTGATAGCCTCAAAGCTACCACTACCAGCAGCAATGAAAATGCTTCACCACAGAGGACTAGCAGAGATATTAGGTTACGCATGGATGGACTTTTTGAGCAGAAGGAACATGCTGTCCAATTTGCTAGTGAATTTACAGCATTGTACACAAATGGACCAGCTGGTGGCGGTGGTATCAG TACTGGATATAAGAAAGATATTCTTCTAGAAAAACAATTG GTTAGGCGCGGAGATGTTTTCTGGAGAACTGGGGTAAAGAGAAACACAAGCAGCCAATCAAGTAAAGTAGTTGATCCTGAATGCAACCAGAAGCACACATTAACATTGCCACCAAAGTTACAAGCTGAAACTGAAGAATCCTCCTCAGAACTTGTTTCCTCTGGTAGGAGTTGCTTGCCTGCGCCATCTGGCCAGAAGATTCCACTTTACAATGTAGCACACAGCAGAGCTGGAGATAAAGGAAATGACATAAATTTTTCCCTCATCCCTCATTTTCCTCCTGATATTGAGAGGTTGAAACTAATTATTACATGTCAATGGGTAAAATCAGTGGTCTCAGCTCTTGTGGATTTGTCCCCTTTTCCTGATTTAGATGCAAGAAATCAAAGAGATGAATGGTTCGATGAAAATGTTAAAGTGGAGATATATGAAGCTAAGGGTATCCAGTCATTGAATATTGTTGTGAGGAACATCCTAGATGGCGGTGTCAACTGCTCTCGAAGAATTGATCGGCATGGAAAGACCATTTCAGATCTCATACTGTGCCAACAAGTTGTGTTGCCTCCATGA
- the LOC130746081 gene encoding uncharacterized protein LOC130746081 isoform X1 — MEVKVMEHLDGEEAHNCVIKLRSSPERRRDKVYIGCGAGFGGDRPLAALKLLQRVQELNYLVLECLAERTLADRYQIMASGGDGYDSRISSWMHMLLPLALERGTCIITNMGAMDPLGAQQKVLEIASTLGLNVSVAVAHEMSITESGSGFSPAKSYTMKGGISTYLGAAPIVHCLEKYQPNVIITSRLADAALFLAPMVYELGWNWDELEHLAQGSLAGHLLECGCQLTGGYFMHPGDNYRDMSFQQLLDLSLPYAEIRFDGQVCVAKAEGSGGVLNFNTCAEQLLYEVGDPGAYITPDVVIDLQDVSFLPLSSCKVLCLGAKPSALSVPDKLLQLIPKDCGWKGWGEISYGGYECVNRAKAAEYLVRSWMEEILPGLNHHVLSYIIGFDSLKATTTSSNENASPQRTSRDIRLRMDGLFEQKEHAVQFASEFTALYTNGPAGGGGISTGYKKDILLEKQLVRRGDVFWRTGVKRNTSSQSSKVVDPECNQKHTLTLPPKLQAETEESSSELVSSGRSCLPAPSGQKIPLYNVAHSRAGDKGNDINFSLIPHFPPDIERLKLIITCQWVKSVVSALVDLSPFPDLDARNQRDEWFDENVKVEIYEAKGIQSLNIVVRNILDGGVNCSRRIDRHGKTISDLILCQQVVLPP, encoded by the exons ATGGAAGTTAAAGTGATGGAACACCTGGATGGAGAAGAGGCCCATAATTGTGTGATCAAGCTG AGAAGTAGTCCTGAAAGGCGAAGGGATAAGGTTTACATAGGCTGTGGAGCAGGGTTTGGTGGTGACAGACCTTTGGCTGCTCTGAAGCTGCTTCAAAGAGTCCAAGAACTAAATTATCTGGTCCTGGAATGCCTGGCAGAGCGTACTCTAGCTGATCGATATCAAATCATGGCGTCTGGCGGCGATGGTTATGATTCTCGTA TTTCTAGCTGGATGCATATGCTGCTGCCTCTGGCTTTGGAAAGAGGAACTTGCATAATTACCAATATGGGTGCTA TGGATCCTCTGGGTGCTCAGCAGAAGGTCTTGGAAATAGCTAGCACACTAGGGCTTAATGTTTCTGTTGCTGTTGCTCATGAGATGTCTATTACAGAATCAG GTTCAGGATTCTCACCTGCAAAATCATATACCATGAAGGGT GGTATCAGCACCTACTTGGGAGCCGCTCCTATTGTGCACTGCCTTGAAAAGTACCAACCGAATGTAATAATCACTTCAAGACTTGCAGATGCAGCTTTATTCTTAGCACCAATG GTTTATGAACTAGGTTGGAACTGGGATGAATTAGAGCATCTAGCTCAAGGATCTCTGGCTGGCCATCTTCTAGAGTGTGGTTGTCAACTTACAGGGGGATATTTTATGCATCCAG GTGACAATTACCGAGATATGTCCTTTCAGCAACTACTGGATTTATCACTTCCTTATGCTGAAATCCGATTTGATGGACAAGTATGTGTAGCAAAAGCTGAAGGTAGTGGGGGAGTTCTAAATTTCAATACATGTGCTGAACAATTACTCTATGAGGTTGGAGACCCTGGTGCTTATATAACCCCTGATGTA GTCATTGATCTTCAAGATGTTTCATTCCTTCCACTTTCAAGCTGTAAAGTTCTCTGTCTTGGGGCAAAACCGTCTGCTCTATCAGTTCCTGATAAACTTTTGCAGTTGATTCCGAAG GATTGTGGATGGAAAGGATGGGGAGAGATATCTTATGGAGGTTACGAATGTGTTAATCGTGCTAAAGCAGCTGAATATCTG GTTAGATCATGGATGGAAGAAATACTTCCTGGTCTTAATCACCATGTACTTTCTTATATAATTGGGTTTGATAGCCTCAAAGCTACCACTACCAGCAGCAATGAAAATGCTTCACCACAGAGGACTAGCAGAGATATTAGGTTACGCATGGATGGACTTTTTGAGCAGAAGGAACATGCTGTCCAATTTGCTAGTGAATTTACAGCATTGTACACAAATGGACCAGCTGGTGGCGGTGGTATCAG TACTGGATATAAGAAAGATATTCTTCTAGAAAAACAATTG GTTAGGCGCGGAGATGTTTTCTGGAGAACTGGGGTAAAGAGAAACACAAGCAGCCAATCAAGTAAAGTAGTTGATCCTGAATGCAACCAGAAGCACACATTAACATTGCCACCAAAGTTACAAGCTGAAACTGAAGAATCCTCCTCAGAACTTGTTTCCTCTGGTAGGAGTTGCTTGCCTGCGCCATCTGGCCAGAAGATTCCACTTTACAATGTAGCACACAGCAGAGCTGGAGATAAAGGAAATGACATAAATTTTTCCCTCATCCCTCATTTTCCTCCTGATATTGAGAGGTTGAAACTAATTATTACATGTCAATGGGTAAAATCAGTGGTCTCAGCTCTTGTGGATTTGTCCCCTTTTCCTGATTTAGATGCAAGAAATCAAAGAGATGAATGGTTCGATGAAAATGTTAAAGTGGAGATATATGAAGCTAAGGGTATCCAGTCATTGAATATTGTTGTGAGGAACATCCTAGATGGCGGTGTCAACTGCTCTCGAAGAATTGATCGGCATGGAAAGACCATTTCAGATCTCATACTGTGCCAACAAGTTGTGTTGCCTCCATGA